The following proteins are co-located in the Bubalus bubalis isolate 160015118507 breed Murrah chromosome 21, NDDB_SH_1, whole genome shotgun sequence genome:
- the DUSP7 gene encoding dual specificity protein phosphatase 7 → MKNQLRGPPARAHMSASGASAAGDTGAGSEPGAGSGSGAGTGADAAAGAGAMPCKSAEWLQEELEARGGASLLLLDCRPHELFESSHIETAINLAIPGLMLRRLRKGNLPIRSIIPNHADKERFATRCKAATVLLYDEATAEWQPEPGAPASVLGLLLQKLRDDGCQAYYLQGGFNKFQTEYSEHCETNVDSSSSPSGSPPTSVLGLGGLRISSDCSDGESDRELPSSATESDGSPVPSSQPAFPVQILPYLYLGCAKDSTNLDVLGKYGIKYILNVTPNLPNAFEHGGEFTYKQIPISDHWSQNLSQFFPEAISFIDEARSKKCGVLVHCLAGISRSVTVTVAYLMQKMNLSLNDAYDFVKRKKSNISPNFNFMGQLLDFERTLGLSSPCDNHTPSEQLYFSTPTNHNLFPLNTLEST, encoded by the exons ATGAAAAACCAGCTCCGCGGCCCCCCAGCGCGGGCGCACATGTCGGCCTCGGGGGCGTCGGCGGCTGGGGACACCGGGGCGGGGTCGGAGCCCGGTGCGGGATCTGGATCTGGCGCCGGCACCGGGGCAGACGCGGCGGCGGGCGCAGGGGCCATGCCCTGCAAGAGCGCCGAGTGGctgcaggaggagctggaggcGCGCGGCGGCGCGTCCCTGCTGCTGCTCGACTGCCGGCCCCACGAGCTCTTCGAGTCGTCACACATCGAGACGGCCATCAACCTGGCCATCCCGGGCCTCATGCTGCGCCGCCTCCGCAAAGGCAACCTGCCCATCCGCTCCATCATCCCCAACCACGCCGACAAGGAGCGTTTCGCTACGCGCTGCAAGGCGGCCACCGTGCTGCTCTACGATGAGGCCACGGCCGAATGGCAGCCAGAGCCCGGCGCTCCCGCCTCGGTGCTTGGCCTTCTCCTGCAAAAGCTGCGCGACGACGGCTGCCAGGCCTACTACCTCCAAG GTGGTTTCAACAAGTTCCAGACAGAGTACTCGGAGCACTGCGAGACCAACGTGGACAGCTCGTCCTCGCCAAGCGGCTCACCACCCACCTCGGTGCTGGGCCTGGGGGGTCTGCGCATCAGCTCTGACTGCTCGGATGGGGAGTCAGACCGAGAGCTGCCCAGCAGTGCCACCGAGTCAGACGGCAGCCCGGTGCCGTCCAGCcagccagccttccctgttcAGATCTTGCCCTACCTCTACCTCGGCTGCGCCAAGGACTCCACCAACCTGGATGTGCTCGGCAAGTACGGCATCAAGTATATCCTCAACGTCACGCCCAACCTGCCCAACGCCTTTGAGCACGGGGGCGAGTTCACCTACAAACAGATCCCCATCTCTGACCACTGGAGCCAGAACCTCTCCCAGTTCTTCCCTGAGGCCATCAGCTTCATTG ACGAGGCCCGCTCCAAGAAGTGCGGGGTCCTGGTGCATTGCCTGGCGGGCATCAGCCGCTCGGTGACCGTCACAGTGGCCTACCTGATGCAGAAGATGAACCTGTCGCTCAACGACGCCTACGACTTTGTCAAGAGGAAAAAGTCCAACATCTCACCCAACTTCAACTTTATGGGGCAGCTGCTGGACTTCGAGCGGACGCTGGGGCTGAGCAGCCCGTGTGACAACCACACCCCCAGCGAGCAGCTCTACTTCTCCACACCTACCAACCACAACCTGTTCCCACTCAACACGCTCGAGTCCACGTGA